CTGCCGGGTGCAGGTCCGCACCGCCGCCGACTGGCCGGACACCGCCGCGCTGGCCGGCCGCGTGGCGACGGCCAGCGGCGCCTCGGTCGCCCGCGGCGGCGTGGCGGTCATCGGGCCGCGCTGGTTCGCGTTGAGCTTGCAGGCCGACGGCGATGCCGCCTGCCGACAGGCGCTCGACCGGCTGGCCGCGGACCGCGGACTGGCGCTCGACGTGCTGCCCGACACCACCCGGCGACGGCCTCCGTCGCCCGACCGCGCGAGCGCGCGCTGACCCCCAGACCGCTTTGGCGGACCTCGCACCCATGACGTCCCACCGCTCGCCGCTGCGGCGCCTGCCCGCCCTGCTCACCGCCCTGCTGCTCGCCGCCGCCGGATCGGCCGGCGCCCAGCCGGCCGGCGAGGCCCGCGTGATCGTGAAGTTCCGCGACAACGCCGAGCTGACCCAGCGCCACGTGCTGTCGGCCGCCACCGAGCGCGCCGGCACCGCGGCGGTGGCGCAGGTGCTGGCGCAGCGGGCGCAGACCCTGGCCCAGCGCCACGGCCTGCGCCTGGCTGGCGGCCGTGCGCTCGACGCGCGCACGCAGGTGCTGCAGGCCGAGGGCCTGGCCACCGCCGACCTGCTCCGCCGGCTGGCGGCCGACCCGGACGTCGAGTACGCGGTGGCGGACCAGCGCCGGCGTGCGCTGCGGGTGCCCAACGATCCGCTGTTCCTCAGCGCGCCCAGCCCCGCCGTCGGCCAGTGGTACCTGCGGGCGCCGAATGCCACCGCGCGCTCCGCGATCAACGCGGTCGGCGCCTGGGACACCAGCATCGGCAGCCCGAGCGTCATCGTCGCCGTGCTCGACACCGGCGTGCGGCCCGACCACCCCGACCTCCAGGGCAAGCTGCTGCCGGGGTACGACCTGGTCCACGACGTGGCGGTGGCCAACGACGGCGACGGCGCGGACGCCGACGCCAGCGACCCCGGGGATGCGGTGACCCAGGCGGAATCGAACAACCCCGCCAGCGACTTCTACGAATGCGACACGCGCAGCTCGTGGCACGGCACGATGGTCTCGGGTCTGGTGGCCGCGGCCACCGACAACGGCGTGGGCATGGCCGGCACCGGCTGGCGCACCCGGGTGCAGCCGGTGCGGGTGCTGGGCAAGTGCTTCGGCTACGACTCGGACATCATTGCCGGCATGCGCTGGGCGGCCGGCCTGGCCGTGCCGGGGCTGCCGGTCAACCCGACGCCGGCGTCCGTCCTGAACATGAGCCTGGGCGGCAGTGGCAGCTGCTCCACGCCCTACGTCAACGCCATCGCGGAGATCCGGCAGGCGGGCAAGGTGATCGTGGCCGCCGCCGGCAACAGCGTGGGCCGTGCGGTGGGCGTGCCGGCCAACTGCGCCGGCGTGGTGGCGGTCGGCGGCCTGCGCCACAGCGGCACCAAGGTCGGCTTTTCGGACGTGGGTTCGCAGATCGCGATCAGCGCGCCGGGCGGCAACTGCGTCAACGAGACCGGCGCCTGCGTCTACACGCTGGTGACGACCGACAACACCGGCGCCACCGCGCCCGGCAGCGCGACCTACACGGACGGCTTCAACTTCTCGGTGGGCACCAGCTTCTCCTCGCCGCTGGTCGCGGGCACCGCGGCGCTGATGCTGGCGGTGCGGCCGGGCCTCGGGCCCGACACGGTGCTGCAGATCCTGCGGCAGACCGCCCGGCCCTTCCCGACGGACGGCGCCGAGAGCCCCTCGGTGACGGCCTGCCAGGCACCCAACGGCATCAACCAGCTGGAGTGCTACTGCACCACGTCCACCTGTGGCGCCGGCATGCTGGACAGCGCCGCCGCGGTGCAGAGTGCCGCCGCCCTCGGCGCGCCGGTGACCTCCCCGTCGAACGTGCCCACCGTCGTCGCCACCGCGTCGAGCCTGACCCCCGCGGTCGGCGAGACCGTGACGCTGAGCGCCGTCGGAAGCCAGGGCGGCGGCGGACTGCCGATCAGCGGCTACCGTTGGACGCTGGTGCAGGGCGCAGCGCTGGGCCAGCTGAGCAACACCAACGAGGCGGTGACCACGCTGCAGCTCACCGCCGGCGGCACCGCGGTCGTGCGGCTGTCCGTGACGGACAGCGACGGCGTCGTCAACGCGACCGACGTTCGGCTGACGGTGGCCGGCGGGAGCACGGGCGACGGCGGCGGCGGCGCCCTGTCCTGGCCCTGGCTGGCGGGGCTGGCCGGCGCGGTGGCGCTGCTGGCGCGGCGGCGCCGCGCCAGCTGACACGGCCGCCGGGCGCACCGGGCGCGCTCAACGCGCTGCGGTGGTGGTGGTCGCGGGCGCGGCCTCGCCGCCGGCGGGTGCGGCCAGCGTGCCGGCGCCGCCCGGGCAGGGCTGGAAGTCGGCCTGCGCCACCGCGGCGAGCCGCTCGCGCAAGGCCGCATCGGCCGCCTCCACGCGCCACTGCCACGCCGGCTGCGGCGGCCGCAGCGCCACCACCCGCGCGGTGCGCAAGCCGCGCTGCGACAGCTGGGCCAGCGCGGCCTCGGCCTGGTCGCGCTCGTCGTAGCGGCCGATGACCAGGGCGGTGCCGGCCTCCGGGCCCTGGCGCAGCACCTCGGCCTCGAGGCGGATGCGCCGCAGCTGCTCGCGCTTCAGGTTGAGCTGCTCGTCGCTGGCGTAAGGCCCCATGTACAGCGTCCAGACGCCGCCGCGCGGGCCGAGCGCCACCTCGCGCAGGTCCGGCGCCACGCCGGCCAGGCTGGCGCGCAGCGCCGTCGCCTCGGCGCCGGTCAGCGCCCGGCTCTGCAGGCAGGCCCGGTCGGCCGAGGCGAGCAGGCCGCCGCGGTCCGCGCTGGCCGGCGCCGCGGCCGACCGGGCCCCGGTGGACAGCACCCGCACCGCGTCCGGCCGCTGCTGGCGCTGCAGCCGCTCGGGTTCGCGGTCGCCCTCGCCCGGCGCCGGCCACCAGGGCGCCAGCGCGCCGCGGCCCCAGGCCAGCACCGCCAGGTTGGCCACCACCAGCACCACGGCGACGCGCCTCAGCATGCGCGCCCCCCGCCGACCGCCTCGTCGTCCGGCACCAGCCGCACGCTGACCTCGCCGCTGACCACGCGCTGAACGGTGCCGTCGGCCTGCCGCAGGCACAACGCCGCGTCGGCGCCCACGCCGTCGGCCACGCCGTCCAGCGCCGGATCGGTGGCGCCCGGCGCGTGCAGCCGCACCGGCCGGCCACGCAGCAGGTCGCGGCGGCCGAAGCGCTCGGCCAGTGGCGCGAAGCCCTCGCGCTCGAAGGCCAGCAGCGCCCGCACCAGCGGCGCGGCCAGCCGGTGCAGCGCGGCCGGCGCGCTGGCGTCGGGCCAGACCTCCTGCAGGCAGGCGAGGCCGCTGGTCAGTCCGTCGAAGCGTTCGGGCAGCACGTTCAGGCCGACGCCGACGACGACCAACCGGCGCCGGCCCAGCGGCACGGTCTCGATCAGGATGCCGCCCAGCTTGCGGCCGCGGCCCGGCGCGTCGAGCAGCCACAGGTCGTTCGGCCACTTGAGCCACAGCCGCGGCGGCGCGTCCTGGGCTTGATCCAGCGCCTCGGCGAGGGCCAGTCCGACCGCCAGCGACAGGCCCGACCAGTCGCGCGGCGATAGCGGCAGCGACAGCGAGAAGGTCAGCGACGCGCCGGCCGCCGACTTCCACTCGCGGCCCAGCCGGCCGCGGCCGAGGGTCTGCTGCTCGGCCACCAGCAGGCAGGGATCGAAGTCGTCGGCGCGGCGCCCCGGCTGGCGGCGCGCGCGGTCCAGCAGCTCGGTGTTGGTCGACGGGCACTGCGCCACCACCTCGACGCTGAGCGACGGCAGCAGCGGCTTCAGGCCGAGCCACAGCCCTTCCGCGTCCCAGCGAAGCCCCGTCATCCCAACCCCGTGGAAACCGGTCGCCAACGGCGACCAGGGGCAACGGTGGTGGTGACCGCGCCGAAGCCGATCCGGGTCCCCCGGTCGGGTTCGGAGCCCCCGCGGGGGCGGTCGCCAGACGACCGGGGGTCAACATGTCCTCAGCGCTTCGGCGCCAGCATGGTGCCGCGGCAGGTCTTGGCGCCGCACAGGCAGGCGAACTGCTTCTTCAACTTGGGCGTGTAGCGTTCGTCGATCACCAGGCGGTAGTCGTAGAACAGCTCCTCGCCGGGCTTCAGGTCGCGCAGGGCCTTGATGAAGACGCGCCCGTCGACCTCGTCGGCCTCGCAGTTGGGTGCGCAGGCGTGGTTGATCCACTTGGCCGCGTTGCCGTGCACCGCGCCGTCGATCACACGGTCGTCGTCGATGTGGAAGTAGAAGGTGTGGTCGGGCTGCGACGGGTCGTGCGGATGGCGGCGCAGCGCCTCCGGCCAGCTGATGACCTCGCCGGTGTACTCGA
The sequence above is a segment of the Aquabacterium sp. J223 genome. Coding sequences within it:
- a CDS encoding S8 family serine peptidase, coding for MTSHRSPLRRLPALLTALLLAAAGSAGAQPAGEARVIVKFRDNAELTQRHVLSAATERAGTAAVAQVLAQRAQTLAQRHGLRLAGGRALDARTQVLQAEGLATADLLRRLAADPDVEYAVADQRRRALRVPNDPLFLSAPSPAVGQWYLRAPNATARSAINAVGAWDTSIGSPSVIVAVLDTGVRPDHPDLQGKLLPGYDLVHDVAVANDGDGADADASDPGDAVTQAESNNPASDFYECDTRSSWHGTMVSGLVAAATDNGVGMAGTGWRTRVQPVRVLGKCFGYDSDIIAGMRWAAGLAVPGLPVNPTPASVLNMSLGGSGSCSTPYVNAIAEIRQAGKVIVAAAGNSVGRAVGVPANCAGVVAVGGLRHSGTKVGFSDVGSQIAISAPGGNCVNETGACVYTLVTTDNTGATAPGSATYTDGFNFSVGTSFSSPLVAGTAALMLAVRPGLGPDTVLQILRQTARPFPTDGAESPSVTACQAPNGINQLECYCTTSTCGAGMLDSAAAVQSAAALGAPVTSPSNVPTVVATASSLTPAVGETVTLSAVGSQGGGGLPISGYRWTLVQGAALGQLSNTNEAVTTLQLTAGGTAVVRLSVTDSDGVVNATDVRLTVAGGSTGDGGGGALSWPWLAGLAGAVALLARRRRAS
- a CDS encoding biotin--[acetyl-CoA-carboxylase] ligase, giving the protein MTGLRWDAEGLWLGLKPLLPSLSVEVVAQCPSTNTELLDRARRQPGRRADDFDPCLLVAEQQTLGRGRLGREWKSAAGASLTFSLSLPLSPRDWSGLSLAVGLALAEALDQAQDAPPRLWLKWPNDLWLLDAPGRGRKLGGILIETVPLGRRRLVVVGVGLNVLPERFDGLTSGLACLQEVWPDASAPAALHRLAAPLVRALLAFEREGFAPLAERFGRRDLLRGRPVRLHAPGATDPALDGVADGVGADAALCLRQADGTVQRVVSGEVSVRLVPDDEAVGGGRAC
- a CDS encoding SET domain-containing protein; translated protein: MTSSAQGKASKPPNGRTGGKADAGAKKAPAARAGGRRIQVRRSGVHGKGVFALQPIRRGELVIEYTGEVISWPEALRRHPHDPSQPDHTFYFHIDDDRVIDGAVHGNAAKWINHACAPNCEADEVDGRVFIKALRDLKPGEELFYDYRLVIDERYTPKLKKQFACLCGAKTCRGTMLAPKR